A portion of the Shimia isoporae genome contains these proteins:
- a CDS encoding LysE family translocator encodes MTYDILLALAFFAFVTVFSPGPNNLMLMASGANFGLKRSVPHLLGVATGFPAMIVLVGLGVMQLFDAYPVSHTILKVASVAYMLWLAWKIANAAPPKEAQADSRPLTYLQAAAFQWVNPKAWSMALGAITLYATTRDLLAIVIVAGVYMLIGSCSATSWTVLGTGIRRLLAKPGRLTVFNWCMAALLLASLVPTFLATT; translated from the coding sequence ATGACATACGACATCCTGCTCGCCCTAGCCTTTTTCGCCTTTGTCACGGTTTTTTCCCCTGGACCGAACAACCTTATGCTCATGGCATCGGGTGCGAACTTCGGTCTGAAACGCTCCGTGCCGCACCTCTTGGGTGTGGCAACCGGATTTCCAGCGATGATCGTTCTGGTTGGGTTGGGTGTGATGCAACTGTTTGACGCCTACCCTGTCAGCCACACCATTCTTAAGGTGGCTTCCGTCGCCTATATGCTCTGGCTGGCGTGGAAAATAGCCAATGCCGCTCCTCCGAAAGAAGCCCAGGCGGACTCGCGCCCGTTGACTTATTTACAAGCCGCCGCATTCCAGTGGGTCAATCCAAAAGCCTGGTCAATGGCACTTGGCGCGATCACGCTCTACGCCACCACCCGCGACCTGCTCGCAATTGTCATCGTTGCCGGAGTATATATGCTGATTGGATCTTGCAGCGCAACGAGCTGGACCGTGCTCGGAACAGGCATCCGCCGCTTGCTGGCAAAACCCGGTCGCCTGACCGTATTCAACTGGTGCATGGCCGCGCTTCTGTTGGCTTCGCTTGTGCCGACATTTCTCGCAACAACCTAG
- a CDS encoding DUF2306 domain-containing protein, whose product MPDFTTLWAEALPIPYHAVMALAALALGVVQLIAVKGTRAHRFMGYIWAVLMLGTSLTAVFIHEIRLWGLYSPIHLLIPVTLASLYLGIRAARQGDMRRHRSIMRSLFLLALVVTGGFTLLPGRAMHAVLFGG is encoded by the coding sequence ATGCCTGATTTCACGACCCTTTGGGCCGAAGCGCTCCCAATTCCCTATCATGCTGTCATGGCGCTCGCTGCTCTGGCACTTGGCGTGGTTCAACTGATTGCCGTCAAAGGCACGCGTGCCCATCGCTTCATGGGCTATATCTGGGCCGTGTTGATGCTCGGGACGTCCTTGACCGCGGTATTTATCCACGAGATCCGCCTTTGGGGCCTGTATTCGCCGATTCATTTGTTGATACCGGTCACATTAGCCAGCCTGTATCTTGGGATTCGCGCGGCCCGTCAGGGAGACATGCGACGGCATCGCAGTATTATGCGATCGCTGTTTCTCCTCGCGTTGGTCGTTACTGGCGGGTTTACGCTCTTGCCGGGGCGCGCAATGCACGCGGTGCTCTTTGGTGGCTGA
- a CDS encoding Lrp/AsnC family transcriptional regulator, whose translation MADIDRIDEHILRELSRDGRISNLALADRVGLSPSACLRRVAALEKAGIITGYRAVLNRSAMGTGFVAYLTVGLGRHTKAAREGFERAMLAAPEVRECHNTTGNVEYMLRVEAADIDAYKRFHTDVLGVVENVHSITSYVVMGSPKDERA comes from the coding sequence ATGGCGGATATTGACCGAATTGACGAACATATATTGCGTGAGTTAAGTCGCGACGGGCGGATCAGCAACTTGGCCCTCGCGGACAGAGTGGGATTGTCGCCGTCTGCCTGTTTGCGGCGGGTGGCCGCACTTGAAAAGGCAGGCATCATCACTGGCTATCGGGCGGTTCTGAACCGGTCAGCAATGGGAACCGGATTTGTGGCTTACCTGACAGTCGGGCTTGGCCGGCACACAAAAGCGGCGCGAGAGGGCTTCGAGCGGGCAATGCTGGCGGCGCCGGAAGTGCGAGAGTGTCACAACACGACCGGTAACGTGGAATATATGCTGCGGGTCGAAGCCGCTGACATTGACGCCTACAAAAGATTTCACACGGATGTCTTGGGTGTCGTCGAGAACGTGCATTCCATTACAAGCTATGTGGTGATGGGGTCTCCGAAAGACGAACGCGCGTGA